One genomic window of Gossypium hirsutum isolate 1008001.06 chromosome D11, Gossypium_hirsutum_v2.1, whole genome shotgun sequence includes the following:
- the LOC121223305 gene encoding putative disease resistance protein RGA3 yields MPRGIGKLTSLETLSKFVVDKDGSRDGADLSELSGLNNLTGRLEITNLGFVKNAKEKFKAANLKEKQHLRLLVLVWNDYGDDDDDSGNDDDDDDKSLEDLRPHPNLKELFIGGWRSDAKFPSWLSLLTNLIVIRIWGPSNFKQIPSFAQLPCLQKLSIVDLTLLEYMDDNSPKGSQGEPESFFPSLKSLCLENCPNMKSWWRKSSIDDDNEDDTTVIGTSTMAFPCLSSLEIVNCPLTSMPLYPSLDDDLRLVKTSSRPLKQTMKMNITSTTPSSSTSSLPLSKLKSFHVHKIEGLDTHMLDEYLKHFTGLKKLTIGDCKEVDLGGMQWEALKNLSHLGIINIPQLVGLRSLFPVFQHLTFLEDLLVSKCKELELSAAGLQIFQDQTRLRSLALENISKCRHLPEWIQHLTNLQILSLVDWPNLTSLPDEMRCLTNLQQLNIHEVPQLEERCQKDIGADWYKIAHIPSGWSFH; encoded by the exons ATGCCACGTGGAATAGGGAAGCTGACTTCCCTTGAGACGTTAAGCAAGTTTGTAGTGGACAAAGATGGCTCACGTGACGGTGCAGATCTAAGTGAATTGAGTGGGCTTAACAACTTAACGGGACGGCTAGAGATAACAAATTTGGGATTCGTAAAAAATGCAAAAGAGAAGTTTAAAGCTGCTAATTTGAAAGAGAAGCAACATTTGAGATTGTTGGTCTTAGTATGGAATGATTATGGTGACGACGACGACGACAGcggtaatgatgatgatgatgatgacaagTCACTTGAAGACCTCCGGCCCCATCCCAATCTCAAGGAGCTCTTTATTGGAGGATGGAGGAGTGATGCCAAGTTTCCAAGTTGGCTTTCTTTGCTCACAAACCTCATCGTGATTAGAATATGGGGTCCTAGTAATTTCAAACAAATCCCGTCCTTTGCGCAATTGCCTTGTCTTCAAAAGCTGTCAATTGTTGATTTAACTCTGCTGGAGTACATGGACGATAATAGCCCAAAAGGAAGTCAAGGAGAACCAGAATCATTCTTCCCATCGCTTAAGTCTCTTTGCCTCGAGAATTGCCCAAATATGAAGAGTTGGTGGAGGAAAAGCTCGATTGATGATGATAACGAGGATGACACAACAGTTATAGGAACATCAACCATGGCATTTCCTTGTCTTTCCTCTTTAGAAATTGTAAATTGCCCTTTGACTTCAATGCCGTTGTATCCTTCACTCGATGATGATCTAAGGTTGGTGAAGACCAGTTCAAGGCCTTTAAAGCAGACCATGAAGATGAACATCACTAGTACGACCCCATCAAGTTCCacttcttctcttcctctctcCAAATTGAAATCTTTCCATGTACACAAAATTGAGGGATTGGACACTCACATGCTAGATGAGTACTTGAAACATTTCACCGGCCTCAAAAAATTAACAATAGGAGATTGCAAGGAGGTTGATTTAGGGGGCATGCAATGGGAAGCCCTTAAGAATCTCTCTCATTTGGGGATTATTAATATTCCACAGCTGGT CGGATTGAGGTCACTCTTTCCTGTGTTCCAACATCTCACTTTCCTTGAAGATCTTTTAGTAAGCAAGTGCAAGGAGCTGGAGCTATCAGCAGCTGGCTTACAAATATTCCAAGATCAGACAAGACTACGCTCCTTAGCACTGGAAAATATTTCAAAGTGTCGGCATCTTCCGGAGTGGATTCAACATCTAACAAATCTGCAAATTCTTTCTCTTGTTGATTGGCCCAATTTAACGTCACTTCCGGATGAGATGCGCTGCCTAACCAATTTGCAACAGTTAAATATACACGAGGTTCCTCAGTTGGAAGAAAGGTGTCAGAAGGACATTGGTGCCGATTGGTATAAGATTGCTCACATACCTTCAGGTTGGTCTTTTCATTAA